The following coding sequences lie in one Nitrospirota bacterium genomic window:
- a CDS encoding DUF3427 domain-containing protein codes for MNLFHQVDRLRLNDIQGALDEAGDFALSIHYRLWGKPGSAFGLSTLKDSFSRLAGNRSVLTDMEEVLEWAEEETRISGILSELPFPCTLELHARYGNSDIKAALGMATIESAGPVGVGVLHFSKIKTYALLITFQKTEREFSPSTMYADYPISRELLHWESQSNTTQNSDTGQNLINHVERDYTILIFVRATKRRDGVTTPFTYLGPADLVSYESERPVKIIWRLHYPMPAEILEENRRGG; via the coding sequence ATTAATCTCTTTCATCAAGTAGATAGACTTCGTCTAAACGATATCCAGGGCGCCCTGGATGAGGCAGGTGACTTTGCCCTATCCATCCATTACCGGTTATGGGGCAAGCCTGGTTCAGCATTTGGGTTATCGACTCTTAAGGATTCATTCTCCAGGCTTGCAGGCAACAGGTCAGTTCTCACTGACATGGAAGAAGTCCTTGAATGGGCAGAGGAGGAAACACGCATCAGCGGAATCTTATCGGAATTACCCTTCCCCTGCACCCTGGAACTACACGCCAGGTATGGCAATTCAGACATCAAAGCTGCCCTGGGGATGGCAACCATTGAATCCGCAGGACCGGTTGGGGTCGGGGTGCTCCACTTCAGCAAAATCAAGACGTATGCATTGCTTATTACCTTTCAGAAAACAGAACGGGAGTTCTCGCCAAGTACCATGTATGCCGATTATCCCATCAGCCGGGAACTTCTGCACTGGGAATCTCAGTCGAACACGACACAAAACAGTGACACGGGACAAAACCTGATAAATCATGTGGAGCGGGACTATACGATCCTCATCTTTGTCCGTGCCACAAAGAGGCGAGATGGAGTCACAACTCCCTTCACATATTTAGGTCCTGCAGATCTCGTCAGTTACGAGAGTGAGCGCCCAGTCAAAATAATCTGGCGTCTTCATTACCCTATGCCTGCAGAAATCTTAGAGGAAAACCGGCGAGGGGGATAA
- a CDS encoding nucleotidyltransferase domain-containing protein: MLEKELKVIETFKNLVSQKVNILEFRVFGSRARGSATEESDLDVFIVVDRLDHSIEKYISDCAWEAGFTEDIIIMPVAISMDTLRNSPLRESVFIKNVYREGIAV; encoded by the coding sequence GTGCTTGAAAAGGAACTAAAAGTTATTGAGACATTTAAGAATCTTGTATCTCAAAAGGTTAATATACTCGAATTCAGGGTCTTTGGCTCAAGGGCCAGAGGAAGCGCTACTGAAGAGTCAGACTTGGATGTGTTCATAGTGGTGGATCGTCTCGACCACTCTATTGAAAAGTATATCAGTGATTGTGCATGGGAAGCTGGCTTTACTGAGGATATCATTATTATGCCTGTTGCAATAAGCATGGATACTTTAAGAAATAGCCCTCTACGGGAGTCGGTTTTTATTAAGAACGTATATCGTGAAGGGATTGCAGTATGA